From a region of the Coffea eugenioides isolate CCC68of unplaced genomic scaffold, Ceug_1.0 ScVebR1_2326;HRSCAF=3334, whole genome shotgun sequence genome:
- the LOC113756435 gene encoding aspartic proteinase nepenthesin-1-like — protein MASFQQAFSSVVLVVLAVAILFVTPTFSTSRNAIMKDEKVQKATGFQVTLKHVDSGSNLTKFELLQRAMKRGRQRLNRLSAMALAESDHDVKSSVHPGNGEFLMQLSMGTPSTAYSAIMDTGSDLIWTQCKPCQQCFDQSTPIFDPRKSSSFSTLSCSSSLCEALPMSSCGTDGCEYLYTYGDYSTTQGVMAAETFTFGEVSVPKVAFGCGEDNEGSGFGQGAGLVGLGRGPLSLVSQLDEPKFSYCLTSIDDSSTSTLLMGSLANANNSDTASRTTPLVVNPSQPSFYYLSLEGITVGGTRLPIKKSTFALNSDGSGGIIIDSGTTLTYLEKSAFDLVKKEFTSQMKLPVDKSGTSGLDLCFTLPSDASDIEVPKLVFHFKGADVDLPGENYMIADSSVGLACLAMGSSSGMSIFGNVQQQNYLLLHDLQKETLSFIPTKCNQL, from the coding sequence ATGGCTTCATTTCAACAGGCTTTTTCGTCCGTGGTATTAGTAGTACTAGCAGTGGCAATTTTATTCGTTACACCGACATTTTCCACTTCAAGAAATGCAATTATGAAGGATGAAAAAGTGCAGAAGGCAACAGGATTTCAGGTAACTCTCAAACATGTCGATTCAGGAAGTAATCTGACAAAATTTGAGCTCTTGCAGCGTGCAATGAAGCGTGGACGACAAAGGTTGAACAGGCTTAGTGCTATGGCATTAGCTGAATCAGATCATGATGTCAAATCTTCAGTTCATCCTGGAAATGGAGAGTTTCTCATGCAGTTGTCCATGGGGACGCCATCAACTGCTTATTCAGCCATAATGGACACTGGAAGTGACCTGATTTGGACTCAATGCAAGCCTTGCCAGCAGTGTTTTGATCAATCTACACCAATCTTTGATCCCAGGAAGTCATCTTCATTTTCCACACTTTCATGCTCTAGCAGCCTGTGTGAAGCATTGCCAATGTCCTCTTGTGGTACTGATGGATGCGAGTATCTCTACACTTATGGGGATTATTCCACCACCCAAGGAGTTATGGCTGCTGAAACCTTTACATTTGGTGAAGTTTCTGTCCCAAAAGTTGCATTTGGCTGCGGTGAAGATAATGAAGGTAGCGGATTCGGCCAAGGAGCTGGTCTGGTGGGATTAGGCCGCGGTCCATTATCGCTTGTATCTCAACTTGATGAACCAAAGTTCTCCTATTGCCTAACTTCCATTGATGATAGCAGCACTAGCACTCTTCTAATGGGATCTTTGGCTAATGCCAACAACTCGGACACGGCAAGTAGAACCACGCCTTTAGTGGTAAATCCATCACAACCATCATTTTACTATCTTTCCCTTGAAGGGATTACAGTTGGTGGCACTCGCTTACCTATCAAGAAATCTACTTTTGCACTCAATAGCGATGGAAGTGGAGGCATTATCATTGACTCCGGGACTACACTCACTTATTTGGAGAAAAGTGCGTTTGATCTAGTCAAGAAAGAGTTCACTTCTCAGATGAAACTTCCAGTGGACAAATCAGGCACATCAGGGCTTGACCTTTGTTTCACATTGCCATCAGATGCAAGTGACATTGAAGTTCCAAAGTTGGTTTTCCATTTCAAGGGTGCAGATGTGGATTTACCAGGTGAAAATTACATGATTGCCGATTCAAGCGTGGGTCTAGCATGCTTGGCAATGGGAAGTTCAAGTGGAATGTCAATTTTTGGCAATGTTCAGCAGCAAAACTACTTATTGCTTCATGATCTCCAGAAggagactttgtcattcatCCCAACAAAGTGCAATCAATTGTGA